One Canis lupus familiaris isolate Mischka breed German Shepherd chromosome 20, alternate assembly UU_Cfam_GSD_1.0, whole genome shotgun sequence genomic region harbors:
- the SMIM7 gene encoding small integral membrane protein 7 isoform X2, which yields MIGDILLFGTLLMNAGAVLNFKLKKKDTQGFGEESREPSTGDNIREFLLSLRYFRIFIALWNVFMMFCMIVLFGS from the exons ATGATCGGGGACATCCTGCTGTTCGG GACGCTGCTGATGAACGCAGGGGCGGTGCTCAACTTTAAGCT GAAAAAGAAGGACACGCAGGGCTTTGGGGAGGAGTCAAGGGAGCCCAGCACAG GTGACAACATCCGGGAGTTCTTACTGAGCCTCAGATACTTCCGAATCTTCATCGCCCTGTGGAATGTCTTCATGATGTTCTGCATGATCGT